The Metallosphaera hakonensis JCM 8857 = DSM 7519 genome includes the window TCTTTATCGAGTTCCTAGACCAGGAAGGAAACAAATATGTGTTGGATGTGACTGGGGGATATCCATAAGGATATCGGAAAACGGGAAGGATCTACAGGACTTACATGAGGTGAACGATTGCCCAAGGATTTACGTGAAGCCAGAATTAAGCCGAGAGTTTCTAGAGGCCATTAGAGAGAGTGGTTACAACGTAATGGAGGAAAGTCTCTCGGCTAGGAGCGATATTTTGTCTGCACTCGGCCGAAATTAGCGATTTTCGGTTTTAATCTAGTGTTCTCTAACCGAGATTTAAAGAAGAGCTAACAGTATATACCTGGACTTAGGTTAGTGTTTCTGATAAGTTCTTGGCTAGTGACAGAGGTGCTTAGGGTAAAACATTTAGAAATACTAGTGAAGCTCCACATGATTTCATGTCTGCTCTCATCTCAATTCATGGGTCTCAATACTCAGCAAATCTGCCAAATGAATTGGCCTGAATCCCTTGAAGGCTAAGGCAATAGAACAGGCTGGGTTTGTCGAGACTACTAGGTTAACTCCACTTTTCTTCACCTTTTCAGCCTTGATCTCCATGACTCTATCGGCTATTTCAGGGTGATAAATGAAGTATCCGCCGCCAGCGCCACATTCAAAGGACGGTTCGTCCATCTCCCTAACGTTTATGCCCAGCCTCTCAATCACTCTTCTTGTTGTCTTGTTGATTCCGAGGAGATTGGCGTGACATGGATCGTGCAAAGTCACCGTGAGGTTAATCTTTTCGTCCTTGAGCTCATTTAAAGCGAACTCAGAAAAGTCCTCAACTTGAAGTCCCATCTCCCTCATATGGGCAGTGCAGTTAGATGATAACGAAACGACTCTTCTTCCCCTGAACTTCTCTTTCAAACCTCTGATCAGGAACTCACTCCTGTCTTTATCCCCTTCACTATAATGTGACAGACCGCAACAACCGTTAACCACTTCAACCTTGTAACCCTTTGATTTGATAAAGTTCAGAGCCCTTTCCACTGTCTTCCTGAAGGAAATCGACATTAAACAGCCGGGAAAAAGGATCAGGTCTGGACTCTCGTCTCTATACTCTAGAGGCTTCTCCACCGAAGGGAGAAGACTGTGTACCCTTTTCAAGAGCGGGGAGTTTAGACCCTTGCTTGACCTAATTAATCTAAAGGCAATAGATGGTTTCTCCATAATTACGTTAACGGCCTTCTTTAATGGCGCCTCTTTTCTAACGTTAT containing:
- a CDS encoding (Fe-S)-binding protein yields the protein MPTHIRHHEVDVGMGLEDTCVHCGFCLEACPTYVVTRSEIHSPRGRITSVRLAVQSEGIETCMFCRRCELACPSGVEYGKLIHNVRKEAPLKKAVNVIMEKPSIAFRLIRSSKGLNSPLLKRVHSLLPSVEKPLEYRDESPDLILFPGCLMSISFRKTVERALNFIKSKGYKVEVVNGCCGLSHYSEGDKDRSEFLIRGLKEKFRGRRVVSLSSNCTAHMREMGLQVEDFSEFALNELKDEKINLTVTLHDPCHANLLGINKTTRRVIERLGINVREMDEPSFECGAGGGYFIYHPEIADRVMEIKAEKVKKSGVNLVVSTNPACSIALAFKGFRPIHLADLLSIETHELR